A region of the Roseiflexus sp. RS-1 genome:
ATTGTTTTGATTGTTGGGGCTACTTTTGTTCCTGATAGCTTGACAGTCTTGTTTCAGGCGTTTTTAGTCGCAAAAAATCGAGTTGCATATGTTACGTTGTTTGGTGCGATTACCGGTATAACTAAGCTTGTTCTGGGGTTTTTGGTGGTGATTTCAGGTGGAAGCGCTCTGTTTGTCGCATTTATTATTCTGATAACGAGTATCTTTTCTTTGATACTCCATTCGCTTTTAGTCATTCGTCGATTTACCAGGTTATCAATAAGTTTTGAGCGCGACTTTATTTTCGTAAATGCCCGATCAGAGTTGCCTTTACTGATTATCGCAATATTGACAACTCTAGAGGGTACTATTGATGCTATTATGCTATCACGTCGATTCGGTCCGCTGGAAGTAGGTGTCTATGCGGCTTCTGCTCTTTTCTTGAATGCTCTGATGATTGTTCCAACTGCATTTCGTCAGATTGTTCTTCCCTTAATAACGACGCAATATATTAATCAGAAAGAGAAAGCCTTTGATATCTACAGACAATCGGTAAGAACGCTATTAATAATAACTTTGCTCTTAAGTGCGTCACTGACTATAAATGCTGATAAAATTGTTCCAATCATCTATAGTGATTATTTCTCGGCTACTATCCCCGTTCTGCAAATTCTTATCTGGTCATTCGTGTTCACAACGCTGCTTGTTCCTGGAGGACGTCTGATACTTGCGGCAGGACAACAGTCAGCTTTCGTTCCTCTGCTTATTGGAAGCCTTAGCCTGAATATTGTACTCAATCTTATACTTCAACCCGCACTTGGCGCGAAGGGCGCCGCAATTGCACGTGTGGCATCTTCTGCCCTGATGCTGGTGCTTTCATTTGTGTACGTGCAACGTGCTATCTATCGCTGGAACGTAGCGCCTGTTCTCATTGGACCTCTCAACGCAATCCTGGTTATGCTTGTGGTTAATGCAGGTTTGCGCTGGGTGGGCATGCACTGGATAGTTGCTCTGATCATTAGCTGGTCGGTTTATGCTGGCGCGCTTGTGACATTGCGTGCCGTAAGTGCGACTGAGCTACGACGTTTACGCGATCTTCTGTTGCAGCGGATTGCGCAACTGACACCTCCCTGATACAATCTCTGGCAATCTCCCGTATGTTCAGAATGGAAAAGCATATGTATCGCATTCTTGTTATTGGACTCGACGCAGCAGGGCTGGATCTGATTGAGCCATGGATAGCTGCGGGGTATCTGCCTCATATTGCGCATATCCTTCGCACCGGTGCGTATGCGCCAATGCGTTCCACTATTCCAGTTATGTCGCCGCCAGCATGGACGTCTCTGATCACTGGCTTGAATCCCGGAAAGCATGGCGTCTACGATTTTGTGCGTCTATTGCCTGGAAGTTATCGGCTATATAGTACCCGGCGCGATCAAACAACATACCGGACCATCTTCGATCATGCCAGTGCTTATGGTCGCTATGTTCTTGCAGTTAATATTCCTATCACCTACCCACCGGCGCCGGTGCGCGGGATCATGATTTCTGGTCTTGGTGCGCCACGTCAGGGGCGTTTCGCGCATCCAGGCGAGTTGGAAAAAGAACTTCACGTATGGGAATATCGCCGCGATATAGATGTTGTCTTTGCTCCTGGTAAAGAGCAGGAATGGATTGCTGATCTTCAGAATGTGACCCGCTCGCAAACCGATGCTATGCTGCGGTTGCTCAAGCGTGAGCCATGGGATCTTGCGATGCTGGTCTATCGAGCAATTGATGAGGTGGAGACGTATTTCTGGCATCATATGGATCCCACCCATCCGCAGCACGATCCTGAGAAGGCGAAGATGTACGGATCGGCAATTCTTAAAGTTCATCGGTTGCTGGACGAAGAGATTGGGCGGCTGCTGGAGGTAGTCGGTGATGATACGATCATTGTGCTTGCATCGGATCATGGCGGCGGTCCAGTGTATAAGGAAGTCTTTCTCAATGTCTGGCTCGAACAACAGGGATGGTTAGTGCGACGGCGCACGCATCCTCTGAATGAGTGGCGTAAGAATGTCATGCGTCGCCTTCACCTGACCAGCGATCATCTGGCGCCGATGCTTGATTTCCCGCTGGCATGGCGGATTCGTAATCTTATACCTCAACGCCTGCAGCATGCGTTGGTGCCCGAATCGTCGGTGACACTGGCAGACGTGGTTGACTGGTCGCGAACGCGAGCCTACAGTTTTGGCAATATTGGTCAGATATATGTCAATCTGCGCGGACGTGAGCCACAAGGCATCGTCGAACCAGGCGCCGAGTATGAACGGTTGCTGGACGAGATAACGGAGGCGCTATATGCGCTCACTGACGAGGGGCAGCCTGTTGTAGACGCCGTATATCGAGGGCGCGATCTCTACACCGGTCCGTATGCTGGTTATGGCCCGGATCTCAACATCATCATGCGCGGCATGACCTATGTGACGCAGTCATGGCGTGAAGCGGCAGGTCATCAGATCTTTAGCATCTCAGGCACGCACTACACGGGTATTCACCGGCCTTTGGGAATGCTGGCGCTCAGTGGACCGCCAATCGCCGCTCTGGGTGCGCAACCCGAAGTGCAGATCGTCGATGTTGCTCCGACATTAATGTGGCTTTCTGGTCTGCCCATCCCTGATGATGTCGATGGTCGCCCTCTCGAGGAGTTTGTGCAGGATCATCGCCTGGGATCACCAACATTCATTCATGTTGAGCAGGTAACCGGTCCACTGGCGCCACGTGCAACGTGGACCGATAGCAGGCAAGAGCAAGAGGTGCTGACACGCTTGCGCGAATTGGGGTATCTCGAATAGTAGGTGGTAATCTAAACAGACATACCAATTAACCCGAAGGGAGTATTGTGCTGACACAGAGAAGATGTATCTTAATACCCAAATCGATGGTGCCGTTCCATACAACCAAGGAGTAGATCGCATGATCAAACAGTTCTTTCGTATCGCCACGGCTCTCGCACTCCTGCTAAGCATCACTGCGGTTGTAAGTGCGCAGAGCCAGTTGCCGGGCAGTGGTTGGTTCACGACGACCACGATCCAGAATGTGGATACCGGTACTGCAAGCGTAACACTACAAGTCTATTCGGGTCAGGGTCAGTCTCCTCAAACCTCATCGGCAACGGTGAGCATCCCGTCTGGAGGGAACAAGGTTTTCATTCCTGGCAGTGGTCAGACGGGTGCAGGTACGCAAACAGTGTTCGACGTAAGCCCTCAACTGTCTGGTCCTTTTAGTGGGTCTGCGGTCGTTCTTGCCGATAAGCAGGTCGTCGCAATTGGGCAGTTGGGGAACAATGTACCGCAGGGATTTCCTTCATTGGGAACTGCTGGCGGGTATGCAAACGCTTTCTATCGCGGCGCGCTCACGAGCGCAGCTACGATCTCCTACCCGGTTGTCAAAAACAATTGGGCGGGTAAGACGACTGTGTTCGCTATTCAGGCAGTCGGTGGTAACGTCAACTATACAGCAACGATCACCAGTAACAGTGGCGCCACTCATACGAAGAGCGGCACAATCGACGCTAACCGGTCGCTCATCCTCGGTCCTTCTGATTTCAACCCGCCGATGCCGAGTACAAACTGTGGAACGAATGTCAACACCTCTCCGTGCTTCGGTTCGATTGAGGTGACGGCGACCGGCGGCACGCTCGCTGGTACTGCGATTGAGTACCGTGTCGGTCAGTCGCCAGCGAAAGAAGTTCAGTCGGCGGCGATGTTTACGTCGAATGATGCTGCCCAGACCCTCTTCTGCCCAACCATCAAGGCTTCGTACACGCTGGCTCAGAATCGAACGACCGGTATGACGGTTGCCAACGTGACGAGCAATCCCGTGACGGTCAATGTTGTGTTTACCGTATCTATCGGTCCGGGCGGTGCAGGCACGCAGTACAATTCGAGTGCGACAATCCCTGCCAAGAGTTCAGTCAACTTCTCAAAGTTCGATGGCAATCTTGGTGGAATGCCTGATGGAACGCTTGCTTCAGCAAAGGTGACATCAAGCGCCCCCAACTCGATTATTGCCGTCGTCAATGAATCGAACCCTGGCGGTAATCCTATCAAGTCGACGACGTATACCTGCTTCAGTGAGCAATCTGCAACGCAGAAAGTGGCAGCGCCGCTGGTCAAGAAGAATCTGGGTGGGAGCACCTCTGGTCCAACGGTGCAGAATGTGAATACAAGTGGCTCTTTCCAGGTGAGTGCAACCTATGTCTGTAGCGACAATCAGACCTATACGCCATCTACGACACCATCGTTGATCAGTCCGTCGCTGAGTCCGGGTCAGGCGCACACCTTCTTCAATCCACCGGGCATTCCCGACGGTGTGCTCTGTGCTGTGACGCTCGATGCCGGCTCTGGCAATAAGATCATCGCCGTCGTTCAGGAAACGTCGGACTTTGCCGGGTCAAGCCCTGCGAATCTTCTGGATACCAAGAACTACGAAGGCTTTAACCTGCCATAGTAGCCACCGCCTTCTGAATAGCTCTGGCGCAGAGGAGCAATTTGCTCCTCTGCGATTCTTCGTGTACTCTACGTCCATGATCGCCTGCCTGTCGGTATGCTCACGGGGTTCTCGAGTTTGTGGACAGGATTTGAGAGATATATGGAGTGCTATGAAACATTTCTTCGTTGTCATGGTGCTTTGTTTGACAGTTCTGGCATCATGTGGCTCTCAGCCCGCTTCACCTGTGCCATCCCCAACATCCTCCATCCAAACGACACCCAACCCATATCCCTACCCCGCTCCTCCTGCTACGGGGGCCTATCCGCCTGCAGAATTGCGCCAGGGACCTCCATTTACGATTGACGGACCGGTGACTGCTGCTGAGGGGCTGGTCCACGGCAGCGGTCCTGCAGGAGTTCCTATTCGAATTGTTAATATTACCCGTGGCGCCGAGGAAATCGCCACAGTTACGATCGGTGATGATGGTCGATTCAGTGCGACAATCGCAGGCAAAGTTTCATCCGGTGATCGGATTGGTATTATGCTTGGTGATGTTCGGGGGACGCGGTTTAATCGGGAGGATTTTCTGAGTGGACCAGGGTACCAGGATATTCCGTTTATTGGTATCATATTTACCAGTATCCTTGTTGAGTGACCATTACCAACGACAATGCAATCTTCTGATGCAGAGTTCGACGCTCTTGGACGTAGCCTACCTTCAGGCGCTCATCATTACCGGGCGTTTGTCGGTCCGCCAGCAACATATGATGTTGTTGGCGCCCTTCAGTTTAGTTTACTGATTGCTCTTGGGCTTCGTGAACATCATACGCTGCTCGATATTGGCTGTGGCTCCTTGCGTAGCGGCAAACTGTTCATTCCTTACCTGCTTCCTGGAAATTATTTTGGTATTGAGCCAGAGCAATGGCTTATCGAGGAAGGTATTACCAGAGAACTTGGTCATGACCTTATCCGGCTAAAACGTCCAACGTTTAGTAACGACAATTTCTTTACACTCAGCATCTTTGATCGTCAGTTCGATTTCATTCTGGCACAGTCTATTTTCTCACATACCTCAAAGGCGCAAATTCGTCGCTGCCTCGCAGAAGCCATCAAGGTTATGTCCGCCTCGTCACTTTTTGTGGCTAATTATGCGATTGGCGAACAAGATTACGAGGGTGATGATTGGGTGTATCCGGGTGGGGTGACATTTACTCCTCAGTCAATGGAGCAATTTGGTGCTGAATATGGATTGAAAATGATACCAATCTATTGGCCACATCCACACGGTTTGTCCTGGATAGTGTTCGTTCGTCCGGGAAACGAAACGGTAGTAGGATCGCTTGCACAAAATCCAGTCCAATTACAGCAAGCGTTGCTGGTATGCAAGCGCAGATTGGAGGAAATCGAAGAACATCCATACGTAAAAATGGGAATGTGGGTTCGACGAAAATTGCGTCGATTGTTATCTCCATCCGATGGAATATATCCAACACCCCGACAATGACGTGTGAAGTCGGGTTTGTCGAATCAAAAACCTAGAATAGTACTTTGGAGAGAAGACCTGAGTCGGGCTTAGTCATTCGGTACCAGCGGCAGGAATACGCTGTAGAACGCCTGATATGCGTACACGTGATCCACAGCGCCGTTTTGGTCGCTTCCCCCTGTGATGTAGATATAGTTGTTGAGCGCCTGAACGCGTGCATCGCGCAAACGGGGGGCAATAGGAAGGAGGAGGGGCTCCCATGCGTCCAGATTGACGTTGTATATCAGGGCGGAACTTTCGATGTCCGATCCTCCCACGACAAAGATGAAACCGCTCGCGGTAACTGCTGCCAGATGGCGGCGCGCCTCCGGCAATGGTGATCGGGTGGACCAGGGATCACTTTGCTGGACATCGTCTGATGCCGTGTAGATTTCGTTGAGTGTTAGCGGTCCACTCTCGTCTTCGCCACCGATGATGTAAATGCGATCCTCAACGGTTGCTGCACTTGCAAATGCGCGAGGTTTTGTCAGAGGCGTCCGTTCTGTCCAGGTATCATTATCGGGATTGTACTGCCATACGTCTGCACGGTATGACTGACCATCCCATCCGCCAAACAGGTAGATCTTCCCTTCGACTGTGGCAAGTGCATAGCCGCTGCGTGGTGCGGGTAACGGCGCCAGTGTGATCCAGCGGTCGCGCCGGGGTTCGTATACATCCAGTTGATTGCTGATTGTGCCAGATGCTGTTCTCCCGCCTGGCACATAGAGCCGATCACCAACAACAACGGCATGGACATCAGTTACAGCCACCGGCTTGCTGCTCAGGCGCACCCAGGTGTTTGTTTGTATATCGAAACGCAAAACTGCATTGCTCACTCCTGCCGGAGTCTCCCCACCGATGGCGTACAGATATTGTCGTCCCTCATAACTGTAGGTAACCAGTGCAAATCCAGCCTGTGGCGATGGTAGAGGCGCGAGTAATCGCCATCGTGATTCGATCGGAGGGGGTGCAATGCCTGATGGTTGGACAATAGATGTTGGTTCAGGACGATTGTTGCGTTCGATTGCGATGAAGGTTGCAAGAATCGCAACAATGATAATGAACCCAACCACTCCTCCTCTGAGGAGCGCACCCGGTAGAGAATGGCGGATGTCCCGCGTTGGTTCTGGACTGGAAAACGATGTGGAAATACCATTCGCTGCAACCGCCTGTTCAGAAGTTGTTTCCTGGGATGTATCGGACTGCGATGCCGGAGGTGATGATGCGACAAGGGAAGGTTCTTTTTCGATGTCAATATCGAGTAATCCATTCCGCACCGCATACATCGTTGCTTCAGTCCGCGATGCGACACCAATCTTGCCGAAGATATTGCGCAAATGCACCTTGACCGTGTTGGCGCTGATGTTGAGTTGGGCGGCGATCTGTTGATTGGTGGCGCCGGTAGCGACCAGACGCAGAATCTCGCGCTCACGTTCGCTCAGTTGTGGCAGGGTGTCATTCGACATATCGTCTGCTTCTGAATACTGCGTCGATGGATTTCTCCTGCCATTATTATAGCCGATG
Encoded here:
- a CDS encoding Kelch repeat-containing protein; translated protein: MSNDTLPQLSEREREILRLVATGATNQQIAAQLNISANTVKVHLRNIFGKIGVASRTEATMYAVRNGLLDIDIEKEPSLVASSPPASQSDTSQETTSEQAVAANGISTSFSSPEPTRDIRHSLPGALLRGGVVGFIIIVAILATFIAIERNNRPEPTSIVQPSGIAPPPIESRWRLLAPLPSPQAGFALVTYSYEGRQYLYAIGGETPAGVSNAVLRFDIQTNTWVRLSSKPVAVTDVHAVVVGDRLYVPGGRTASGTISNQLDVYEPRRDRWITLAPLPAPRSGYALATVEGKIYLFGGWDGQSYRADVWQYNPDNDTWTERTPLTKPRAFASAATVEDRIYIIGGEDESGPLTLNEIYTASDDVQQSDPWSTRSPLPEARRHLAAVTASGFIFVVGGSDIESSALIYNVNLDAWEPLLLPIAPRLRDARVQALNNYIYITGGSDQNGAVDHVYAYQAFYSVFLPLVPND
- a CDS encoding flippase produces the protein MTHWALQAARNTILIVLAEVLARIANSILFVLLTWRLGEIEASRYTLGFTFALFLIQFSLGGIDQLLTREVTKAPERSDVFLGTFLLVRFLSSALLYIVFILWIIGPFGYDRATNQIVLIVGATFVPDSLTVLFQAFLVAKNRVAYVTLFGAITGITKLVLGFLVVISGGSALFVAFIILITSIFSLILHSLLVIRRFTRLSISFERDFIFVNARSELPLLIIAILTTLEGTIDAIMLSRRFGPLEVGVYAASALFLNALMIVPTAFRQIVLPLITTQYINQKEKAFDIYRQSVRTLLIITLLLSASLTINADKIVPIIYSDYFSATIPVLQILIWSFVFTTLLVPGGRLILAAGQQSAFVPLLIGSLSLNIVLNLILQPALGAKGAAIARVASSALMLVLSFVYVQRAIYRWNVAPVLIGPLNAILVMLVVNAGLRWVGMHWIVALIISWSVYAGALVTLRAVSATELRRLRDLLLQRIAQLTPP
- a CDS encoding class I SAM-dependent methyltransferase, translated to MQSSDAEFDALGRSLPSGAHHYRAFVGPPATYDVVGALQFSLLIALGLREHHTLLDIGCGSLRSGKLFIPYLLPGNYFGIEPEQWLIEEGITRELGHDLIRLKRPTFSNDNFFTLSIFDRQFDFILAQSIFSHTSKAQIRRCLAEAIKVMSASSLFVANYAIGEQDYEGDDWVYPGGVTFTPQSMEQFGAEYGLKMIPIYWPHPHGLSWIVFVRPGNETVVGSLAQNPVQLQQALLVCKRRLEEIEEHPYVKMGMWVRRKLRRLLSPSDGIYPTPRQ
- a CDS encoding alkaline phosphatase family protein, with translation MYRILVIGLDAAGLDLIEPWIAAGYLPHIAHILRTGAYAPMRSTIPVMSPPAWTSLITGLNPGKHGVYDFVRLLPGSYRLYSTRRDQTTYRTIFDHASAYGRYVLAVNIPITYPPAPVRGIMISGLGAPRQGRFAHPGELEKELHVWEYRRDIDVVFAPGKEQEWIADLQNVTRSQTDAMLRLLKREPWDLAMLVYRAIDEVETYFWHHMDPTHPQHDPEKAKMYGSAILKVHRLLDEEIGRLLEVVGDDTIIVLASDHGGGPVYKEVFLNVWLEQQGWLVRRRTHPLNEWRKNVMRRLHLTSDHLAPMLDFPLAWRIRNLIPQRLQHALVPESSVTLADVVDWSRTRAYSFGNIGQIYVNLRGREPQGIVEPGAEYERLLDEITEALYALTDEGQPVVDAVYRGRDLYTGPYAGYGPDLNIIMRGMTYVTQSWREAAGHQIFSISGTHYTGIHRPLGMLALSGPPIAALGAQPEVQIVDVAPTLMWLSGLPIPDDVDGRPLEEFVQDHRLGSPTFIHVEQVTGPLAPRATWTDSRQEQEVLTRLRELGYLE